A single region of the Archangium lipolyticum genome encodes:
- a CDS encoding SlyX family protein: protein MDAESRIVELELRYMQQQELLQELSDALYAQQRELDALRAELEHVKKKLEGEPGLVDARQQEKPPHY, encoded by the coding sequence ATGGACGCCGAGTCACGGATCGTGGAGCTGGAACTACGCTACATGCAGCAGCAGGAACTGCTGCAGGAGCTGAGCGACGCACTGTACGCGCAGCAGCGCGAGCTGGACGCGCTGCGAGCGGAGCTGGAACACGTGAAGAAGAAGCTGGAGGGAGAACCGGGCCTGGTGGATGCGCGGCAGCAGGAGAAGCCGCCGCACTACTGA
- a CDS encoding tetratricopeptide repeat protein: MIVLGVAFVIHLIPLFLPRNMPEQELSIARLTPDAAQRVKVLKPLKENAKATAADLREAAELLREGAPLDAYELAKEAEKKDPSQVETQLVLARICHGQRMNRCEEESFARAEKLAPGDPRVDLLKADFEERNGNLEGALAAVEKAYAKAGGSVGVGVRYGRLLSEAGRWDEALQILKGLEGELGRPQVLVEEGLVRVKQGRMEEARELFGEAVEADPKLVMGYFHLGMTAFQMGDVEGAEEALREADRLDMSDMRPLSALCEIQRQAGKTDAQRVTRMDLERRFPERMAAVRKACRAP, from the coding sequence TTGATCGTCCTCGGGGTGGCGTTCGTGATCCACCTGATTCCGCTGTTCTTGCCGAGGAACATGCCGGAGCAGGAGCTGTCGATCGCGAGGCTGACGCCGGACGCGGCGCAGCGGGTGAAGGTGCTGAAACCGCTGAAGGAGAACGCGAAGGCGACGGCGGCGGACCTGAGGGAGGCGGCGGAGCTGCTGAGAGAGGGAGCGCCGCTGGACGCCTACGAGCTGGCGAAGGAAGCGGAGAAGAAGGACCCGAGCCAGGTGGAGACGCAGCTGGTGCTGGCGAGGATCTGCCATGGGCAGAGGATGAACCGATGCGAGGAGGAATCCTTCGCGAGGGCGGAGAAACTGGCGCCAGGAGATCCGAGGGTGGACCTGCTGAAAGCGGACTTCGAGGAGAGGAACGGGAACCTCGAGGGGGCGCTGGCGGCGGTGGAGAAGGCGTACGCAAAGGCGGGAGGGAGCGTGGGGGTGGGGGTGCGGTACGGAAGACTGTTGAGCGAGGCGGGGCGGTGGGACGAAGCGCTCCAGATATTGAAGGGGCTGGAGGGGGAGTTGGGAAGGCCGCAGGTGTTGGTGGAGGAGGGGTTGGTGAGGGTGAAGCAAGGGAGGATGGAGGAGGCGCGGGAGCTGTTTGGGGAGGCGGTGGAGGCGGATCCGAAACTGGTGATGGGGTACTTCCACCTGGGGATGACGGCATTCCAGATGGGGGACGTGGAAGGAGCGGAGGAGGCGTTGAGGGAGGCGGATCGCCTGGACATGTCGGACATGAGACCGCTGTCGGCGCTGTGTGAAATCCAGAGGCAGGCGGGGAAGACAGACGCGCAGAGGGTGACGCGGATGGACCTGGAGCGTCGCTTTCCGGAGCGGATGGCGGCGGTGAGAAAAGCCTGCCGAGCGCCCTGA